The DNA sequence CGGGGTGATGAACCTGTCCAAGCAGCGGGGCAACGCCGCCTTCACCCGGAGCGACATGGAGTTGTTCACCGTGCTGGCGGGGCAGGTGGCCGCGGCAATCGAGAACGCGCGGCTCTATGAGAGCCTGAAGATCAAGTCGCAGGAGCAGGAGAAGGAGAAGAAGGACCTGGAGCAGCGGATGGGGGAGATCCGGGGGTTGAATAGCTTCCTGCAAACCCAGCAGGCGGGCGTGGCGGAGATGCGCGAGACGAGCCGCAGGCTGGAGGAGCAGTACCGGGAGTTTGTCCGAACACTCGCCGCCGCGGTGGACGGACGCTGCCCGGAGCGGCATGAGCGCTCCCGCACGGTGGCGGCGCTGGCGGTGAGCGTGGCGCAGGTCATGGGCCTGGCGCGGGAGGACGTGGAGGAGGCCGCCTACCTGCATGATATTGGCCTCCTGGCGCTCCCCGAGGAAGCGCTCAATCGGCGTGGCGTCCTGTCGCCAGAGGAGCGCGAGAAGATGGTCAAGCACCCTGAGGTTGGAGCCAGGCTTCTCTCCGACGCCCGCATCCAGTCCAGCGTCCGCGACGCGGTGCTGCACCACCACGAGAACTTCGACGGCTCCGGCTATCCGCTGGGCCTGGCCCGTGAGGCGATTCCCCTGGCGGCGCGCATCCTCCGGGTGGTGGACTCCCTGGAGGCCATGACCACGCCGCGCTCCTACCGCAAGAAGGTCATCACGCGGAGTCAGGCCTTA is a window from the Dehalococcoidia bacterium genome containing:
- a CDS encoding HD domain-containing phosphohydrolase; this translates as GVMNLSKQRGNAAFTRSDMELFTVLAGQVAAAIENARLYESLKIKSQEQEKEKKDLEQRMGEIRGLNSFLQTQQAGVAEMRETSRRLEEQYREFVRTLAAAVDGRCPERHERSRTVAALAVSVAQVMGLAREDVEEAAYLHDIGLLALPEEALNRRGVLSPEEREKMVKHPEVGARLLSDARIQSSVRDAVLHHHENFDGSGYPLGLAREAIPLAARILRVVDSLEAMTTPRSYRKKVITRSQALKEMQQKAGKLYDPQVVSALEKALGEAVAGK